One window of the Vigna radiata var. radiata cultivar VC1973A chromosome 1, Vradiata_ver6, whole genome shotgun sequence genome contains the following:
- the LOC106775043 gene encoding protein PPLZ12, whose translation MGNTFCLFCGCVAQSSVGVVEQWGRFHRLAQPGCHFFNPLAGECLAGILSTRISSLDVRIETKTKDNVFVQLLCSIQYRVIKENADDAFYELQNPQEQIQAYVFDVTRAIVPRMNLDELFEQKGEVARAVLEELEKVMGEYGYNIEHILMVDIIPDPSVRKAMNEINAAQRMQLASEYKGEAEKILLVKKAEAEAEAKYLGGVGVARQRQAITDGLRENILNFSHKVEGTNAKEVMDLIMITQYFDTIKDLGNSSKNTTVFIPHGPGHVRDVGEQIRNGLMEAASAQVNVEE comes from the exons ATGGGAAACACGTTCTGTTTATTCTGTGGATGCGTTGCTCAATCGAGCGTCGGCGTCGTCGAACAGTGGGGTCGCTTCCACCGCCTCGCGCAACCCGGTTGCCACTTTTTCAACCCTCTCGCCGGCGAATGCCTCGCCGGAATCCTCTCCACCAGAATCTCCTCCCTCGACGTCCGCATCGAGACCAAAACCAAG GACAATGTGTTTGTGCAATTGCTGTGTTCAATTCAGTACCGAGTGATTAAGGAAAACGCGGACGATGCTTTCTATGAATTGCAGAATCCTCAGGAGCAGATCCAGGCTTATGTTTTCGATG TGACACGTGCTATTGTTCCGAGAATGAACTTGGATGAGCTCTTTGAGCAGAAGGGCGAGGTTGCTAGAGCTGTCTTGGAGGAACTTGAAAAG GTGATGGGAGAGTATGGGTATAATATAGAGCACATACTCATGGTTGATATTATACCCGATCCTTCTGTGCGTAAGGCAATGAATGAGATCAATGCAG CTCAAAGGATGCAACTTGCAAGTGAGTACAAAGGAGAAGCTGAAAAGATATTGCTAGTTAAAAAGGCAGAAGCTGAAGCTGAGGCCAAGTATTTGGGCGGGGTTGGTGTGGCTAGGCAACGGCAAGCTATTACAGATGGCTTGAGAGAGAACATCCTGAATTTCTCTCACAAAGTAGAAGGCACTAATGCTAAGGAGGTGATGGATCTTATCATGATAACTCAGTACTTTGACACAATCAAAGACCTTGGGAACTCATCAAAGAATACCACTGTTTTTATACCCCACGGACCTGGCCATGTTAGGGATGTTGGAGAGCAGATACGCAACGGACTGATGGAAGCAGCCAGTGCTCAAGTAAATGTGGAGGAGTGA
- the LOC106767530 gene encoding pentatricopeptide repeat-containing protein At5g66520, whose protein sequence is MIRLYSASAKPFHSDHCCKLVSLIDSCKSMQQIKQTHSQLVTTALISHPVSAHKLLKLTAYVSLSYAHKLFDQIPQPDLFIYNTMIKAHSMLPHSCHNSFAVFRSLIRDSGVFPNRYSFVYAFGACGNGLGMQEGQQVRVHAVKTGLENNIFVLNALIGMYGKWGLVEEGWKVFQWAVDRDLYSWNTMIAAYVGSGDMIRAKELFDGMQERDVVSWSTIIAGYVQVGCFMEALDLFNEMLQIGPRPNEYTLVSAFAACSNLVALDQGKWIHAYIGRGEIKMNERLLASIIDMYAKCGEIESAFRVFFNYKVKQKVWPWNAMIGGFAMHGKPDEAINVFEQMKVEKVSPNKVTFIALLNACSHGYMVEQGKLYFRLMVSDYAITPEIEHYGCMVDLLSRSGFLKEAEDMISIMPMAPDVAIWGALLNACRIYKDIERGHRIGRIIKDMDPNHIGCHVLLSNIYSTSGRWNEARMLREKNELGNERKKIPGCSSIELKGTFH, encoded by the exons ATGATTCGGTTGTACTCAGCCTCTGCAAAACCTTTTCATTCTGATCACTGTTGTAAACTTGTCTCTTTGATTGACTCATGCAAGTCGATGCAACAAATTAAGCAGACCCATTCACAATTAGTAACCACAGCTCTAATATCACACCCTGTTTCAGCCCACAAGCTCCTCAAGCTCACTGCTTATGTTTCTCTTTCTTATGCACACAAACTGTTTGATCAAATTCCTCAACCAGACTTGTTCATTTACAACACCATGATCAAAGCACATTCTATGTTACCCCATTCCTGCCACAATTCCTTTGCGGTTTTCCGCTCATTAATCCGGGATTCGGGTGTTTTTCCGAATAGATATAGCTTTGTGTATGCTTTCGGTGCCTGTGGCAATGGGCTGGGTATGCAGGAGGGACAGCAGGTTCGCGTTCATGCTGTGAAAACTGGTTTGGAGAacaatatatttgttttgaatgCCTTGATTGGTATGTATGGGAAGTGGGGACTTGTGGAGGAGGGCTGGAAGGTATTTCAATGGGCTGTGGATAGAGACTTGTATTCTTGGAACACCATGATTGCTGCCTACGTTGGATCTGGTGACATGATTCGAGCTAAGGAATTGTTTGACGGAATGCAAGAAAGAGATGTTGTGTCATGGAGTACTATAATAGCTGGTTATGTTCAG GTTGGTTGTTTCATGGAGGCTTTGGATCTTTTCAACGAGATGTTGCAAATAGGTCCTAGGCCAAATGAATATACCCTTGTAAGCGCTTTTGCCGCTTGTTCGAATCTAGTAGCACTGGATCAAGGAAAGTGGATACACGCTTACATCGGGAGAGGCGAGATTAAGATGAATGAAAGGCTTTTAGCTAGCATCATTGACATGTATGCAAAGTGTGGGGAAATAGAATCAGCATTCAGAGTTTTCTTTAATTACAAGGTAAAGCAAAAGGTTTGGCCATGGAATGCCATGATTGGTGGGTTTGCAATGCATGGAAAACCCGATGAGGCCATAAATGTGTTTGAACAAATGAAGGTTGAAAAGGTTTCTCCTAATAAAGTCACGTTCATTGCCTTATTGAATGCTTGTAGCCATGGCTATATGGTCGAGCAGGGGAAATTATATTTCAGATTGATGGTTAGTGATTATGCTATTACCCCAGAAATAGAGCATTATGGATGCATGGTGGATCTACTTAGTCGTTCTGGTTTCTTGAAAGAAGCTGAAGACATGATTTCAATTATGCCAATGGCTCCAGATGTTGCAATCTGGGGAGCACTGTTGAATGCTTGTAGAATCTACAAAGACATAGAGCGGGGACATAGAATAGGAAGGATCATTAAAGACATGGATCCTAACCATATAGGGTGTCATGTTCTACTGAGTAATATATATTCAACATCTGGGAGATGGAATGAAGCAAGAATGCTGAGAGAAAAGAATGAACTCGGTAATGAGAGAAAAAAGATTCCTGGTTGCAGCTCAATTGAATTGAAGGGAACATTCCATTAG